The Aspergillus nidulans FGSC A4 chromosome VIII genome contains the following window.
GCAATGGAACTAGGGGTCCTCGAAGCGGGCTCGGCTGCTCCCGTAACGCCTGAGTCCAATCCCCGCCCGCCCCCGCTCAAATCACTCCTATAACTCTCAAAATTTTCCACGTACCTGGGAATCTCTCAGATTTTTCCAATTGGCGCTCCGCCCACCGCTCACTTTTCCTTCCAGGCGAAAAGACAGCTAGCATGTCATCTGAAACCATCCctcagaagcagaagcaccCGCAAGGACAGGGCGCCAAGAGCTCCCGATGGCGTAACGCGCTTGGCAGGGACTGGGCTTTGGTATCCCTTTTCACCGGCTTAATGACCGCAGTAATCGGTTGGTGGCTTGGAATCCTGAATGCAGAAATGGCGTTGGAAGCGCCTTTTGGATTTTTCCAGCGTATCGATATAGACAGCCATTGGGAGGAGCACCGAAAAGAGGTGAAAGACACTTTCATGGCCAGCTGGGACGCCTACGCCAAACATGCCTGGGGTAagtagttcttcagcttcagcttcggcttcttttctatttttattattatttttttttttttttgctcgTTGTCGCCTTTCTTATCCCGACTACTCGCCGGTCCCGACTGCACCTTAAACGCGGACCGTCACTGAGTTGTTATTTCGGAATCAGGACAGGACCGTTTTCATCCAATCTCCAAGACTGGTTCGCAGATGAGCCCCAGCGGCCTAGGGTGGATTATCGTTGACAGCTTGGATACTCTGATGATAATAAATCTGACGAGTCAACTCTCGGATGCGCGAAAATGGCTTAACCGTGGCCTGACTTATGGCCAGGATCAGGATGTGAACACTTTTGAGACAACAATCCGGATGCTTGGAGGACTCCTATCTGCCCACTATCTGTCGACTGTGCTTCATGATGTCTCGTCTCAACGGGACTATATTTATCTGTCCAAAGCCGTCGATTTGGCAGATCGGCTGCTCGGCGCGTATGAGTCTAGATCAGGAATACCGTACGCCAGTGTCAACATTGGGACCCGGCAAGGACTTCCCTCGCACGCAGATGGTGGAGCATCTTCAACTGCCGAGGCCACCAGTGTTCAGCTAGAGATGAAGTATCTCGCTCATCTCACTGGTAAGGAGGTTTTCTGGCGGAAAGCTGAGCAAGTTATGAAGGTTGTCGATGATCAGCAAAGACCGGACGGCCTCCTACCCATTTTTATCCATCCAGACACTGGACGGTTCAGACACCAGGAAATCCGTCTTGGCAGTCGCGGAGATTCTTATTACGGTATACCCTGCGTGGCAATTAACGTTTACTAGAGACAGAAGCTCATCTGAATCCAGAGTACTTGATTAAACAATACCTACAGACTTCTGGACAGGAGCCCGTTTACCGTGAAATGTGGGAAGAAGCGTTGACCGGTATTCAGAAACACCTGGTTACTTCGACCAAGCATTCGAAACTCCAGTTCATTGCCGAGCTTCCACAGGGAATTGGTGGGCAATTATCGCCCAAGATGGATCATCTCGTTTGCTTCCTCCCCGGAACAATCGCACTCGGCGCTACTGAAGGGCTAACCGAGAAGGAAGCACGCAAGCTGCCTAGCTGGACTCCCCAAAAGGAACAGCAGATGCAACTAGCTCGGGAGCTCATGAAGACGTGTTGGGCAATGTACGCGGTTACCGCCACCGGCCTGTCCCCAGAAATTGCTTGGTTCAGGGCCGATGAAGCCGACCTTCGATCTACTTTCGGGTCATCTATACGACCTCCAAGCAAGAATGACGAAGCTTCGTGGAAACGAGACCTTATTATTAAACCTCAAGACACACATAACTTGCAGCGACCAGAGACGGTTGAAAGTCTGTTCTTAATGTACCGAATAACGAACGACCCTCTCTACCGAAAATGGGGCTGGAAGATTTTCAAGGCGTTTAGAATGCACACGGCAGTAGGCGATAATGGGGGATACACATCATTACAAGACGTCACAAAGGTTCCGGCACCACAGCGAGATAATATGGAAAGTTTTTGGCTAGTAAGACACCACACTCCCAATCCGGAAAATCGTTCGATGTTTGCAGTTAAGCTCTAAATATACTGATCTTGTAGGCCGAGACATTGAAGTATTTATACCTTCTTTTTTCGCCGAAGGACTTTCTACCACTTAGCGACGTGGTTTTTAACACGGAAGCTCATGTCCTGCCTCGTTTCAATCAGACTAGATTTCAAACAGGATGGAGGCGTTTGAAGCGTCATTGAAGACCCTGCTTGTGCACGGCCCAGTCTCACCGGCCGAGCTATTAGTGGTATCAACTCAGCCTCAAGACGACAATTTGGAGAAATGAGGATGGACCGGCTGATCCCTCGTACAACAACATCACATTTGGACAGGATATATATCAAAATTACCACTATTAGCCCTAACTTGGGGTGATATATATAGGATACGGGCACTATATGTGCATACATATTATACAAACATCCAAGACCTCAAAAAACAGGTGAGGAAGGATATGACTTGGATAACCAAGCAAGAAATTGTATATCCCTCTGGTTACTGAAACATCTCGTACTCCTGCAATCCAAATTATCGTTTCACGTTCTACGTTCAACGTAATCATCACCGCGCTCGTACC
Protein-coding sequences here:
- a CDS encoding glycoside hydrolase family 47 protein (transcript_id=CADANIAT00002129); the protein is MSSETIPQKQKHPQGQGAKSSRWRNALGRDWALVSLFTGLMTAVIGWWLGILNAEMALEAPFGFFQRIDIDSHWEEHRKEVKDTFMASWDAYAKHAWGQDRFHPISKTGSQMSPSGLGWIIVDSLDTLMIINLTSQLSDARKWLNRGLTYGQDQDVNTFETTIRMLGGLLSAHYLSTVLHDVSSQRDYIYLSKAVDLADRLLGAYESRSGIPYASVNIGTRQGLPSHADGGASSTAEATSVQLEMKYLAHLTGKEVFWRKAEQVMKVVDDQQRPDGLLPIFIHPDTGRFRHQEIRLGSRGDSYYETEAHLNPEYLIKQYLQTSGQEPVYREMWEEALTGIQKHLVTSTKHSKLQFIAELPQGIGGQLSPKMDHLVCFLPGTIALGATEGLTEKEARKLPSWTPQKEQQMQLARELMKTCWAMYAVTATGLSPEIAWFRADEADLRSTFGSSIRPPSKNDEASWKRDLIIKPQDTHNLQRPETVESLFLMYRITNDPLYRKWGWKIFKAFRMHTAVGDNGGYTSLQDVTKVPAPQRDNMESFWLAETLKMEAFEASLKTLLVHGPVSPAELLVVSTQPQDDNLEK